The Paenibacillus pabuli DNA segment TCAGAGCTATACTTTTGCGCCTCAAGTTCTTGGCGAATCATCATATCTTCCTGGATCCGCTGCTCCAGGATCGCGAGAACACAATCATCCTTGGAACTGAAAAATTTATAAAATGTGCCCTTCGACACACCTGAATGATCCAGAATCATCTGGATGGTTGTATTGGACACGCCATTCTTCTCAAAAAGCACGAGTGCCGTGTCCAAAAGCAGTTGTTTTCGTTTATTCATAAGGTGAGGACCTCTCAATCTGCCAACTTCTCCATATCGTCCTGCAATTGAACTAGCCGTGTACGGATCGCTTCCATACGCTTCTTCACTTCGGCCAGTTGATGCTGCAGTTTTTCTTCTATGTCGGTATCCCGAAATGATTGGGCCTCAGCCGTCAACATCCTTCGTTGGTTCAATTCAGATTCGTATTGGATCTGCTGGCTTTCAGCTTGTTTCAATTCGTCCTCCGCAGCACCGATCTGGTACTCCAAATAGGATATATCCGAAGAATTTGCTTGGGTTATACGCTGTGAATAGGTCATGTTCACCTCCACATTTCCTTTTTTAAGATTCATCTATCGCTTTGGCAAGATTATACGGTTGGATATCGATATCCAACTCCTGATTCAGAGCCAGCTTCGCTAACTGACAGCCAATAAAGGGGCCCATCGTTAAACCTGAGGCACCAAGTCCATTGGCCGTGATCAGTCCCTTCCATCCTGGAACAATTCCCATAACCGGAAGAAAGCCTGGCGTAAACGGCCGAAAGCCAACTCTTACCTCCTGAAACGTGCTATTAGACAAACCTGGGGCGAGCTCCAGCCCTTTATTCAAGATTTCCTGCATACCGCCCGGTGTGATTCTTGTGTCGTAACCTTCAATTTCATTTTCATGTGTTGCGCCGATCACGATCTTGTGCTCTTCAAATGCCAAAAGATATTGATCAGAAGGTGGCATAACCACAGGCCAGCTGCCAGTTTTTTCTTGTTCTGAAACCTGCAAATGCATAATTTGTGCTTTTTGGTAATGAACCTTAAAGTGAATGCCCAGAGGCTTCAGGATCGAATTGGCCCATGCACCTGCACATACAATGACTTCATCTGCCATAATACACTCTGTATCAACCGTCACTCCTGTTACACGACCCGAATCAAATAAAAGAGCAGCATCCCCATGAATGAGGACAGCTCCATTCCGCTGCGCGGATCGAATGAAGGCATCTCGCAGGGCACGCCCATCTATGCGCGCTGCGCCGCTAATATATACCGAATGATAACGTTGGTCCAGCAATGGAAACCGCTCATGCGTTTCCTCTTCGTTAAGTCGTGTAATGTCCCCAACTTCCGGTGCATCTGCTCTTCGAAGATGAGCCCGCTCTTCCATCTTGCCGATTTTTTCGATATCCGAATGAATACTTAATGCCCCCACTCGGGCATAACCGGTTTCCGTTTCTCCCTCGCTTTGCAGTTCTTCAATTAATCCGGGATAGAAGCGTGCGCCGGCCTTGGCAAGCTGGTACCAATCCTGATTACGCCTTTGCGATAACCATGGGCAGATAATACCCGCCGCAGCATCCGTCGCTTGTCCAATATCGCCACGGTCCACAAGGATGACTTCCGCACCCCTTTTTGCTAACTGATAGGCTGTCGAAGCCCCCAGTATTCCTGATCCTACTACGATGACTTTCTTCATGCGTGCATCCCTTTCCTCTATCACTGGTTCCATTATAGCGTATACTGTTTCGCATCAGATTAGCAAGATATCCCCATTTCGATCCTTCAAGCTAAAAGGTTTTCGCTCTATGGTTCATTGTTGCAATAGCGACATTTAAAATAATGTTATTTATGTAATATAATTCAAATTAGGTTTCTTTTAACGCTGTCTCCGCGCCACTTACGCACACGATCCCTTAACGAAAAGAGGAATAACACAACGATGCCGAAACCTAGCATGGAGAATCCGCTGGATGCCGATATGCCACTAATGATTACGGGGCAGATCCAGATGAATGCTGATGAATTCATGCATTGGAGCGACCATTCACGGGATTACACCATAGTACAATGCATCGGAGGAACCGGGCGAATCGCAGCCAAAAATCATGAATTCTTGATCCGTGAAGGAACCGCTCTTATCATGTTTCCTGAAGTTAACTATCGCTATCATAATCTGAGTGAATCATTGTTGTTTAACTGTCTTACGTTCAATGGCTATTTGTTACCCCGCTTCCTGCATACCTTGCAGATCGGGGAGCTGCGCGCCTTCAAGCCGGATGGAATGCTTCATATCCTGCTGCATGAAATAACGCTGGCGCTGCAGTCCCGGCACAAGGATCAAATCTGGCACGTATCTGCATTACTCTACATGCTTCTGGTCAGATTGACGATCGAAGGAGATCGTTATGGTGCATATGAACGCTCCGATGCACGCTTAAAGCTTGCCGGACTCGTTACTTTTATCAAGCAAAATTATTATGAGGATATCTCGCTTACCATGCTGGCTCAGCAGATGAACGTAACCGAGCAGCACTTAAACCGGATATTCAAGAAAGAATTCCAAATGACTCCGCTTGAGTACCTGACACGATATCGACTGTTGAAAGCCAAGGAAATGCTCATTCAGAATGATGCCATTACGGCCCATGACATCGCCAAAGCGGTCGGTTTCAACAGCGCCAGTTACTTTGGTTCTGTGTTCAAGAAATACGAAGGAATCTCTCCGATTGAGTTACGCAAACAATACCTGAGTTAGAGAATGTCCACATCTATATCGGCCAGCGAGGATAACCGCAGATCATGCAGCTTGAACTCCAGATCGCGAGTTACCTCGTTCGGCACAATGACGCAACGAATCCCCGCAGCCTTGGCTGCCTTCAGCCCATTAGGTGAATCTTCGAAAACAACAGCCTCCGAAGCCTCGATCCCCAGACTGTTTAGAGCCAGAAGATACAACTCCGGATCTGGCTTGACGCGCTTGACATCCTCAGCCGTATGAATGACGGAGAATTGTTCAAATATGCCCAGTTTGTGCAAATAGCCATGAACCCAATCGCGCGTGGAGCTCGAAGCAACGGCGAGCTGAATCCCCTTCTCTCGGGCTGACCGGAGCAATTCGTGCACACCGGGTAGGATAGCGGCCTGCCCCAGGTAGGATGTATATTTCTGCTCGGATAACAGTTTGATCTGATCATGATCAATCGGTTTTTGGAGTGCTTGTTCCAAATACAGAAAAGGATGAAACTCTTCAAAGTCCGTTCCCACATTTTTGGACCAGAGCTCCAGTCCAAGTTCAAGACCGTGTTCCTGATAAATGTCCCGAAACGCATAATACCAAGGTGTCTCTGTGTCCAGGATCAGTCCATCAAAATCCAAAATAAATGCTTTTATCATGAACCTGTTCTCCCTCCAATGATCGGCGGGGGAAATGGCTTAGAAGCGTGCAGTCAAGTCAGGCCTTGTAACCTCCAAGGTCAAAAAGCGACAGGTACAACCTGCTCCGGTTGGTGACTGTGCAACGACGCCTGCCTGGATCTCCCCCTGAATCGGCATGCCGAAGTACCGAATTAGTTTCCACTCTTCCCCATCGGGTGAATAAAAAAATGAAATGCAATCCTCTACCTTGCGTATGCGCAGGTATGGATCGGGTACGGGTACTTCAATCGAATTGCAATCGTCAGAGGAACCGTCCCGGGTAACCACCGACACAATGGTTGCTGCTTTTCCATCATACTCAAAACAAAGCTTGCACCAGTTGCGTTCATCTGCCATGACCATCAGACATCCGGAGTCATACTGGTGTTTCATGTCCACTGTTAATTGGGTGGTCAGTTCAAAATCACCCGGAACAGGTATCGCAAGGAATGGAGCGGATGCACGGACGTTAATGCCGGCGGGGTCCTGGAAAAAGTCTGTATCAGCCTGAGCCTCCACAATGAGTACGCCCTCTTCTGTGTAAGACCAGCTTTCAGGTTCATTCATCCAGTTCATTTGGCTTCT contains these protein-coding regions:
- a CDS encoding NAD(P)/FAD-dependent oxidoreductase, translated to MKKVIVVGSGILGASTAYQLAKRGAEVILVDRGDIGQATDAAAGIICPWLSQRRNQDWYQLAKAGARFYPGLIEELQSEGETETGYARVGALSIHSDIEKIGKMEERAHLRRADAPEVGDITRLNEEETHERFPLLDQRYHSVYISGAARIDGRALRDAFIRSAQRNGAVLIHGDAALLFDSGRVTGVTVDTECIMADEVIVCAGAWANSILKPLGIHFKVHYQKAQIMHLQVSEQEKTGSWPVVMPPSDQYLLAFEEHKIVIGATHENEIEGYDTRITPGGMQEILNKGLELAPGLSNSTFQEVRVGFRPFTPGFLPVMGIVPGWKGLITANGLGASGLTMGPFIGCQLAKLALNQELDIDIQPYNLAKAIDES
- a CDS encoding AraC family transcriptional regulator, translating into MPKPSMENPLDADMPLMITGQIQMNADEFMHWSDHSRDYTIVQCIGGTGRIAAKNHEFLIREGTALIMFPEVNYRYHNLSESLLFNCLTFNGYLLPRFLHTLQIGELRAFKPDGMLHILLHEITLALQSRHKDQIWHVSALLYMLLVRLTIEGDRYGAYERSDARLKLAGLVTFIKQNYYEDISLTMLAQQMNVTEQHLNRIFKKEFQMTPLEYLTRYRLLKAKEMLIQNDAITAHDIAKAVGFNSASYFGSVFKKYEGISPIELRKQYLS
- a CDS encoding HAD family hydrolase, which codes for MIKAFILDFDGLILDTETPWYYAFRDIYQEHGLELGLELWSKNVGTDFEEFHPFLYLEQALQKPIDHDQIKLLSEQKYTSYLGQAAILPGVHELLRSAREKGIQLAVASSSTRDWVHGYLHKLGIFEQFSVIHTAEDVKRVKPDPELYLLALNSLGIEASEAVVFEDSPNGLKAAKAAGIRCVIVPNEVTRDLEFKLHDLRLSSLADIDVDIL
- a CDS encoding DUF1349 domain-containing protein, translating into MSNVFAAETRSQMNWMNEPESWSYTEEGVLIVEAQADTDFFQDPAGINVRASAPFLAIPVPGDFELTTQLTVDMKHQYDSGCLMVMADERNWCKLCFEYDGKAATIVSVVTRDGSSDDCNSIEVPVPDPYLRIRKVEDCISFFYSPDGEEWKLIRYFGMPIQGEIQAGVVAQSPTGAGCTCRFLTLEVTRPDLTARF